One region of Ictalurus punctatus breed USDA103 chromosome 6, Coco_2.0, whole genome shotgun sequence genomic DNA includes:
- the LOC124628227 gene encoding E3 ubiquitin-protein ligase TRIM35 — protein sequence MASKFSKEDFSCPVCCEIFTDPVVLRCSHSVCKVCLQKFWETKGSRECPVCRRKSSMDHPPINLALKNLCETFLQERSQRSSSASETVCSLHREKLKLFCLDDQQPVCVVCRDSKIHTNHKFSPIDEALTDRKEELKTALKPLQEKLKIFKDCKLNWSQTAEHIKIQAQHTEQQIKEEFEKLHQVLRDEEAARIAALREEEEQKSQMMKEKIEKLSRDISSLSDTIRGVEEEMRAEDVSFLQNYKATVRRAQCKLQHPEELSGPLIHVAKHLDNLKFRVWEKMQEAVQYTPVTLDPNTAHPKLIVSDDLTSVRRSDEEQKLPDNPERFDDYGCILGSEVFNSGTPCWDVEVGDCTEWLVGVMTESAQRKGKILSRSGIWCVWYSDGKYGTWSTPQSHTLLSVTQKFQRIRVQLDWKRGKLSFSDPLTNTHIHTFTHTFTDKLLPFITVACNKSPVKILPLQCSVRVNQIS from the exons ATGGCTTCTAAGTTTTCAAAGGAGGATTTCTCTTGTCCTGTGTGCTGTGAAATCTTCACGGATCCTGTTGTTCTGCGCtgcagtcacagtgtgtgtaaagtgtgtttgCAGAAGTTCTGGGAGACCAAAGGATCCAGAGAATGTCCTGTTTGTAGGAGGAAGTCGTCTATGGATCATCCTCCCATAAATCTGGCCTTAAAGAACCTGTGTGAGACTTTCTTACAGGAGAGAAGTCAGAGATCTTCATCAGCGTCTGAAACAGTCTGCAGTCTGCACCGTGAGAAACTCAAACTCTTCTGTCTGGATGATCAACAgccggtgtgtgtggtgtgtcggGATTCAAAAATACACACCAACCATAAATTCTCTCCCATTGATGAGGCATTAACAGACcgtaag GAGGAGCTGAAAACTGCTCTGAAGCCCCtacaggagaaactgaagatcTTTAAAGACTGTAAACTGAACTGGAGTCAGACTGCAGAACATATAAAG ATTCAGGCCCAACACACAGAGCAGCAGATTAAGGAGGAGTTTGAGAAGCTTCACCAGGTTCTACGAGATGAAGAGGCAGCCAGGATAGCTgcactgagagaggaagaggagcagaagagtcagatgatgaaggagaagatTGAGAAGCTGAGCAGAGACATCTCATCTCTTTCAGACACAATCAGAGGCGtagaagaggagatgagagctGAAGACGTCTCGTTCTTACAA AACTACAAGGCCACAGTGAGAAG AGCTCAGTGCAAACTGCAGCATCCAGAGGAGCTTTCAGGACCACTGATCCATGTGGCAAAACATCTGGACAACCTGAAGTTCAGAGTCTGGGAGAAGATGCAGGAGGCTGTCCAATACA caccTGTAACTCTGGACCCCAACACTGCTCATCCTAAACTCATTGTATCTGATGATCTGACCAGTGTGAGACGCAGTGATGAGGAACAGAAGCTTCCTGAtaatccagagagatttgatgattatggctgTATCCTGGGCTCTGAGGTCTTTAACTCAGGGACACCCTGCTGGGACGTTGAAGTAGGAGACTGTACAGAGTGGTTAGTGGGTGTGATGACAGAATCTGCTCAGAGAAAGGGAAAGATATTGTCCAGAAGTggaatctggtgtgtgtggtaTTCTGATGGTAAATATGGAACATGGTCTACACCACAgtcacacactctcctctcaGTAACACAGAAGTTCCAGAGGATCAGAGTGCAGCTGGACTGGAAAAGAGGAAAGCTGTCGTTCTCTGACcctctcactaacacacacatacacactttcacacacacatttactgatAAATTACTGCCATTTATAACTGTTGCTTGTAATAAATCTCCTGTAAAGATCCTCCCACTTCAGTGCTCTGTAAGAGTGAATCAGATCAGTTAG